TGGCTCCAACACCCCACAGCCTGACTCTGTGCGGCGGACTTAAGGGAACACAAACGGCTTCTGACACATGCCAGCCCGCAAGATCACGAGCTCACCCGACCGCGGTGATGTCGTTTTACACATGAGCGCCTCGCTCGGACTTGTTGCGGACGCGCAACACGTACGGGGGAAAGCCAAGTGGCCGGCGTCTGCTATTCGGCCTGCTACGGACCACAGAGAACGAACGCACGTGATCGACAGATGGAAGTGCCTCCGTCGGACACGCCCGCGCAGTCCCGGCGCCTCGATTTTCAGGATTTCAGAGCCACGGTTTACacatgtttctttgttttgttttttttaactgaaattcTGGAGACTTCTCTGTGGTGTGAAAGAATTCTTTGGGGCCTCAACCTCAAGTATTACCGTAcgacaaaacaaatgtaaactTTAACGGCCGCACTTTTGTAGCTCGGCAGCAGCTGACCTTGAAAGCCAAAAATGCCGTTCAGGTGGGTTGACTGGACTTGCGGAACTTGGAGGATACTTTGCCTGTAAACTCCCTTCAGTATGCAGCGGGCGAACACACCTTGGAATGTGGCTAAAACCAAAACTGGGACAGATTTGATTTCGCTTGAAACAGCAGCAGACGCGCGCGCGTGTTGGTGTAAAGCAACTCGACCAACACTTCCTGCAGTCTACCAGAGCGACTAGTAACGtgggtaatggataggtttccaatgacgtcaccaccaccggATAAATTAACGAGAGAAAAAAACTTCAGGCTTCACCCATCAcccgtgttctctgacctccatgacacacaagatggcgtcattGGAACCCTCTCCATAGActgggaggacgaggacggaaACTCATCTGCCATTGGCCCGAGTGCTGCTCATGACGTCACCGCAACAGTTTTTAAAGCAAAGCCGGAGGAGGACGCCCGTTACCTGCGAGGATGGTTCCGCATTTGGACTTTGTCTTTGTTCTCCATGCTCGGCGCTGCGTctccccccaacccacccccgcccgcccgccggTCGAAGACGTTCACAACGGCCAAAGCGTCCGGCAGTTCCCGGCCGCTCGGTGGCTAACAGCTAGCGCGCTAGTTGGCTAACAGTtagcccgccgccgccgcttacAACCGCTCGTTGGACGACAAAACAAAGTAAAGATGCCGCCTCGCTCGTCACATTTTCAGGCGAGGTGCCGCAGTTCCTCTCGGAGACGGGCGACCCGTCGACGCCGCCATGCCGCTCCCGGCTCCGTGCAACTTTGGACTTGTTGAGCGGAGCGCCGGGACACTTTGAAAGGGGAACCAGGAAGAACGAAGAAGAACGAACAGGAACGAAGAAGAACGAAGAGGAAAAGCAGCCAGCCCGACAGAGGATGCGGTGACGGACGACGCCGACGGAGGGCGCTATTTgaaaagggggagaaaaaaaaaaaaaaactcatgtaaATACGAAAAGCACATGAAAAGATGCATTCTCCCGTGGAAATActttatctcccccccccccaaaaaaaaaaaaaaaaaaattggactttttACCGTTACCTGTAACGatatattttgaaaagtgaTTGACTGAATTTGATCCATAACGGTAAACACAATCTGCCGAATTGTTGATTTAGAAAATCAATTTTCCGGAAATAAACACTTGAATAGCACTTGTCGttcaaaatgcaacattttttttccacaagaaaaGGAGTGGCGTTTTTTGTCCACGTTAATAGTGTCTTTGTGCGTGTCTTTTCCTCGCAGATCGAGGCAAATTCCATATTGGGGAGGACCTCGCCTGGACACATCACAGCGGTCCGCTTTGAGACGGAGCCGCAAAGTCGATGGAGACTCTGCTGGCGGTCCCGGTGCGTCTCCGTCCGGCACCGAGGCAGACCGAGCGAGGCTTCCGCGGGACGGTCGGCCGCCCTTTGCCCACCGTGGCGGACGTCGATCCCGCTCTGGTGCCTCGGCGGAGACGCCACACGATCCCGCTTCTCAATTGTTTGAGGTCCTGCGATGcgcaaaagcaacaacaacaacaacaacaaaaggaccAACAGACTCAgcaacagggtttttttttttttttttttcctttttcatttgaaGTCACACCGATTTCAACATTTTACTCAATACATTTGATGCATTCGGTTTGATTTTGCTTGTATGTCTGCACTAATAagttctattttattgcacggTGGTaagatgacaataaatggcattcatctCCATATGTGATTTTCCCCTGTTGCTTAAGAGGCATTTTCTGTCGTGACGTAATAGTGTATCGGCTGCACGCTGACACAACAGTTGCGTACACTTTAGTTTGACACGTGCCATGAAAGATGACAATTCAGATCCGCTTATAAACGTTGAATTGTGAGAGCGACACAGCCACGCAGCAACATAACGTGCCCTCTCCGCAATCCGGAACCTTCGCGGCAGAAAGTACAACAGCACTGATCCacttttttggtgacattttcatcgGCGGAAGACTCTCTGGAGGTACGGCATGTTCGTGCACATTTAATACGTCGCTTAGTAAGCCTGCGCTCGCGGTTGCGTGGAAACGTGCCGACGTTGAACGTGAGTTGACCGCAGCAGCGCGTCTCAACCTTTTTCGAGCCCACAAACATGTTTCatcattgaaaaatgtcacacacacaGCAGACGCATTATTTAGTGGGACGCACTTCCGGCCATCCAATCCAAGTGCCTCACTGGCATCAAATGACCAACGAAGATCCattatttgaaatatatatatattttgaacaatttcaCAGGACACAAGTATATCCAGTGAACGGACAGACTCATTGATGATCGGATCAGcgctcttatttatttattttaaacacattgaTCAGCTCCAAAAATCTTGAAATCTTGGACACAATGACAAAGTGCAATCTCAACTTCTCGTTTGAACCAGGCATGACCTCGTCTGTCCCattctgcattttcttttttccaaataactttattggttgCCAGATATTTAAGGTACTACATCGAGACgcaacaaggctaaaaataaacctgTTTTTGGACTCAACTATACAGTCTGAAGTACACGACGATTGTCAAGGACGGGCTCGGTGAGGCCCATCATGTTGGCGTCAAGTGTCTTCATTTCACGAGGCCCGGGTACCGAAATAATACAAAAGTGAAACCAACACCGTTTGGTGAAGAAatggacatttatttatttgaggtAAACGAAAGCCGGTGAGCAGCACGACGACATCTTCGAGGTGGGAATGAGAAGCAGGAAACCCAACTACAAGAAGACAAAGCCAAGATTTGAAAAATACTGACAGGAGCGGTCGCGGGCGGCGGTCCGACACCGACCGGGCGTTTCACTCTCCGGAGGGCCGCACGCTCTCGAAGACTCCGGCTTCCCGCATGGCCTTGAACTCCTTGACGGCGTCGTATTGCTTGTAGAATTCGGCGTACGCTCGCTTGCGGGGCTCCGTCACCGTGTACTCCgaacacaaagacacaaaagcGACTTTCAACTACGCCTCATCGCAGCAAGTTGGGCCAAGAGCGCCGACCGGATCCCTCTCGATAAAGCCAAAGTACGCGCGAGTCCAATCATTTCGGCGTCACACGTGACACTCGGGGAGCAAATTCTTTCCTCGTTTGGAcgtggagaaaaacaaacaaaatcacttTTGATAAGCTTGTCGGCCGATATTGCAACGGGGTCTCACCCACCTTGAAGGCGACGGCCACCAGGATGGACAGCCCGAAAGCGATGGGCAGGTGGAAGCGCAGACGCTTCCCCAACAGACCCCTCATGGCCGGCTTGGTCAGCGACATCTTCCGCCACCGAAAGAAAAAACAGAAACTTGATCGAGTCCAAACGTCAGCAAACGTGCGCCCGCTCggatcagctggcaaagcgctggcctcacagttctgaggtccccgcctgtgtggagtttgcgtgttctccccgtgcctgcgtgggtttcctccgggtgggcactccgctttcctcccacatcccaaaaatcacGCAACCCTCTAAATTACccatcagtgtgattgtgagtgcggccgtttgtccccatgtgccctgcgatcggctggcgaccggttcagggtgtaacccgcttgatgcccgttgacagctgggacaggctccggcactccctgtgaccctggtgaggataagcggctaagaaaatgtcaGTCTTTTCAGTAGGAATTGCTTCATTATGTACTGCAAAATTTCCACTGCCTCTCGGCGAGGTTGCTTTTTAAAAGTTAAACGAATGCATCCATATTTTAGACGAATCATCAGATCAACCTATTGGAACGCTTTTCTGAGTTAGCATGAAATAAACCCTGATCACTCAAGCCTTTATTGTCGTTTATTTAGGTATAGCTGTACTCTCGTAGTACGGGATATGCTGTGGCAAAACTTGAATCTCTCTTGAACTGAAGGCTGTTGCTCAGCAAGAAGTTGAAATTGTCGGCGAGCGAGCACACTCGAGGCCTGCCGAGGATGCCGTGCAGAACAGAACCAGCAAAAGCACGAGacgggggggtgtgggggggggggggccttatTTTGTCAGACGTCTAGCTTGGCCGAGAACGACACCAGCGGGCTGCAATCTTACCCTTGGAAGCCGACAAGTAGCACAAGCAACCCGAATTATTAATACGGCAACACTGACGGGCATCGGCCTTCATTTTCCACCCTTGACAACTACGCGTTCGTTCGAGTTTCGACTTTAGAATTGTCCCCGCTCTTCGACCTTAAGAAGGTCATTTAGTCTCCTTGTCGTTAACGGAACGTTAAACTGATATATGTTATGATTGTTATTACGAGGCACTCACAAATTCGATTTGAAGTAGATGACGGCGCGATGAGCTAACCGGCTCGGGGACATTGAAAAGCGGTCCAagtgtcgcaaaaaaaaaaaaaaaaaaaaaaaatgttccgctGGAACCTATGACGACCGATGAGTGCATGAAATCATATCAGGT
This portion of the Syngnathoides biaculeatus isolate LvHL_M chromosome 10, ASM1980259v1, whole genome shotgun sequence genome encodes:
- the LOC133507457 gene encoding cytochrome c oxidase subunit 6C-1 isoform X2 — translated: MSLTKPAMRGLLGKRLRFHLPIAFGLSILVAVAFKYTVTEPRKRAYAEFYKQYDAVKEFKAMREAGVFESVRPSGE
- the LOC133507457 gene encoding cytochrome c oxidase subunit 6C-1 isoform X1, encoding MHSSVVIGSSGTFFFFFFFFATLGPLFNVPEPVSSSRRHLLQIEFMSLTKPAMRGLLGKRLRFHLPIAFGLSILVAVAFKYTVTEPRKRAYAEFYKQYDAVKEFKAMREAGVFESVRPSGE